From the genome of Tachysurus vachellii isolate PV-2020 chromosome 2, HZAU_Pvac_v1, whole genome shotgun sequence, one region includes:
- the ndufa4b gene encoding cytochrome c oxidase subunit NDUFA4 — translation MLKLVSKQLRSHPALIPLFVFIGGGATMSMLYLCRLALKNPDCSWDRTNNPEPWNKLGPNDQYKLFSVNMDYSKLKKDRPDF, via the exons ATGCTAAAACTGGTGTCAAAACAGCTGAGGAGTCACCCGGCT TTGATCCCTCTATTTGTATTCATCGGTGGTGGAGCAACGATGTCGATGCTCTATCTCTGCCGCCTGGCCCTCAAGAACCCAGACTGCTC GTGGGATCGGACCAATAACCCTGAACCGTGGAACAAGCTTGGCCCTAACGATCAATACAAG ctTTTCTCAGTGAACATGGACTACAGCAAACTGAAGAAGGACAGGCCTGATTTCTAA